The following proteins are encoded in a genomic region of Reichenbachiella sp.:
- a CDS encoding C-terminal binding protein — translation MKVVITDWNFPNIDIERKIIEEAGHTVVDAQCKTEDEVAVLVSDADLVIAQWAPVKSKAIAAMTQCKGIVRYGIGLDNIDLDAAKAKDIPVANVPDYCLNEVADHTVALMLASQRQILSTWDRINQGTWVITSPMTLPPLRQSTLALVGLGRISQRVAARAQAFGIKVIGFDPGLTDEQFEALQVERVSLDQIWEQADIVSLHCPLIEATHHLVNAEVLKKMKPTSIVVNTSRGGLINTKDITDALNNGVIAGAALDVVEEEPLANDHPLLKAKNVVVTSHTAWHSGNSITELQTLAAEKAVELLNRVKEVV, via the coding sequence ATGAAAGTAGTAATTACGGATTGGAATTTTCCAAATATTGACATAGAAAGAAAGATCATAGAAGAAGCGGGTCATACAGTGGTAGATGCGCAATGCAAAACTGAGGATGAAGTAGCAGTACTCGTGAGTGATGCTGATTTGGTAATAGCCCAATGGGCACCTGTAAAATCCAAAGCCATCGCAGCCATGACACAATGCAAGGGTATTGTCAGATATGGTATTGGGTTGGATAATATTGATTTGGATGCGGCTAAAGCCAAAGACATCCCTGTAGCCAACGTACCCGACTATTGTCTCAATGAGGTAGCAGACCATACTGTGGCATTGATGCTTGCTTCGCAGAGACAGATTCTTTCTACTTGGGACAGAATCAATCAGGGCACCTGGGTGATCACCTCACCAATGACCTTGCCACCGTTACGTCAGTCTACATTGGCCTTGGTAGGTCTAGGGAGAATTTCCCAGCGAGTAGCCGCAAGAGCGCAGGCCTTCGGCATTAAAGTGATCGGTTTCGATCCAGGGCTAACCGATGAACAGTTTGAAGCGCTGCAGGTAGAACGAGTATCGCTAGATCAGATATGGGAGCAAGCAGATATTGTGAGCTTGCATTGTCCTCTGATTGAAGCTACTCATCATCTGGTGAATGCTGAGGTACTCAAAAAAATGAAGCCTACCAGTATCGTAGTCAATACGAGCCGTGGAGGATTAATCAATACCAAGGATATCACAGATGCTTTGAATAATGGTGTGATTGCCGGTGCAGCATTGGATGTGGTAGAAGAAGAACCATTGGCGAACGATCATCCATTGTTGAAGGCGAAAAATGTCGTCGTAACTAGTCATACGGCATGGCATAGTGGAAATAGCATCACAGAATTGCAAACATTGGCCGCAGAGAAAGCTGTTGAATTATTAAATAGAGTAAAGGAAGTAGTATGA
- a CDS encoding AraC family transcriptional regulator encodes MENYWRYFSGDNENWGIKLITCGYEQINRNAEYPVKGHPESHLFSWEKGRTLPDYYIIYVPTGGGVFESNIEQAEIKPGDAIIINKDEWHRYKPHKDLGWEEYWIGFKGEYIESYVIKDLFPNNTSYIKSMGYQSDIITLFNHILRLVGTPGKLMEKVLFGSLIQLISHFTIDNSVKIKTNRHEYIVQSSIDFIRQNLTNEIDYKKMSERFNLSYSQFRLTFKKATGFSLNQFLIAERISLARRLLQNTDMEIGEVAHRVGINSVFYFSKLYKKKTGKSPSHDRRSQMTI; translated from the coding sequence ATGGAAAACTATTGGAGATACTTTTCTGGTGACAATGAAAACTGGGGAATAAAGCTTATCACTTGCGGATATGAGCAAATCAACCGTAATGCTGAATACCCGGTAAAAGGTCACCCCGAGTCGCATTTATTCTCTTGGGAGAAAGGACGTACATTGCCGGATTATTACATCATTTATGTTCCCACAGGTGGGGGTGTTTTTGAGTCCAATATAGAGCAGGCTGAAATAAAACCAGGAGATGCCATTATCATTAACAAAGATGAGTGGCATAGATACAAACCCCATAAAGATCTTGGTTGGGAGGAATACTGGATAGGTTTTAAAGGCGAATACATAGAAAGCTATGTAATAAAAGACCTCTTCCCAAATAATACCAGCTACATCAAGTCCATGGGCTACCAAAGTGACATCATCACACTCTTTAATCATATTCTTAGATTAGTAGGCACGCCTGGCAAGCTGATGGAAAAAGTATTGTTTGGATCACTCATCCAGCTGATCAGTCACTTCACTATAGACAACAGTGTGAAGATCAAAACCAATCGACACGAATACATCGTTCAATCTAGCATCGATTTTATCAGACAAAATCTGACCAATGAAATTGACTACAAAAAAATGAGCGAGCGATTCAACTTGAGCTATAGCCAGTTTCGGTTGACGTTTAAAAAGGCTACTGGATTTTCATTAAACCAATTTCTCATCGCTGAAAGAATAAGCCTTGCCCGTAGACTGCTTCAAAATACAGATATGGAAATCGGAGAGGTTGCCCATCGTGTAGGCATCAACTCCGTATTTTATTTTTCAAAATTATATAAAAAGAAAACTGGCAAGTCGCCTTCTCACGATAGGAGAAGTCAAATGACTATCTGA
- a CDS encoding alpha-hydroxy acid oxidase: MQLTYNSNYPSIEDLRNRAKTKIPKFAFEYLDGGCNEDVNLDKNTREIREVELIPQYLSKHTRSEMKTELFGHVYDAPFGIAPVGLQGLMWPQAPEILAKAAHKHNVPFILSTVTTMDIERASELTEGKAWFQLYHPAEDALRDSVIKRAAAAECPVLVLLADVPTFGFRPRDIRNGLAMPPRMTFRNIRQIMTRPEWALRTLIHGQPEFKTLKPYMPKGLDMKQLGLYMNQTFSGRLNEEKIAPIRDMWKGKIVLKGVASMEDAEKAVKLGLDGIIVSNHGGRQLDAGQSTIHPLRSIAKAYKNQIKVMMDSGLRSGPDIARTMASGAEFSFLGRTFMYSVAALGAQGGDHAINLLKTQLQQVMEQICCERVEDFDKFLAP; this comes from the coding sequence ATGCAATTGACATACAATTCTAATTATCCATCCATTGAAGACCTTAGAAATAGGGCCAAGACGAAGATTCCAAAATTTGCATTCGAATACTTGGATGGTGGATGCAATGAAGATGTTAATTTGGATAAAAACACTAGGGAAATTCGAGAGGTAGAGTTGATCCCCCAATATTTATCCAAACACACTCGGTCAGAGATGAAAACTGAATTGTTTGGTCATGTATATGATGCGCCATTCGGAATTGCACCTGTTGGCCTACAAGGATTGATGTGGCCTCAGGCTCCGGAAATATTGGCAAAAGCCGCACACAAGCACAATGTGCCTTTTATATTAAGTACGGTCACCACGATGGATATCGAGCGTGCGAGTGAATTGACAGAAGGGAAGGCTTGGTTTCAGTTGTATCACCCTGCCGAAGATGCGTTAAGAGACAGTGTGATCAAAAGAGCGGCTGCAGCCGAATGTCCTGTATTGGTGCTGTTGGCTGATGTGCCCACATTCGGTTTTCGGCCCAGAGATATTCGCAATGGTTTAGCCATGCCCCCTAGAATGACATTTCGGAATATCAGGCAAATCATGACTCGGCCGGAGTGGGCATTGCGGACGTTGATTCATGGCCAGCCCGAATTTAAAACACTGAAGCCCTATATGCCTAAAGGATTGGATATGAAACAGTTGGGTTTGTATATGAATCAAACGTTTTCCGGTCGCTTAAATGAAGAAAAAATAGCCCCGATCCGGGACATGTGGAAAGGGAAAATCGTTTTGAAGGGTGTAGCGAGTATGGAAGACGCTGAAAAAGCAGTAAAGTTAGGGTTGGATGGTATCATTGTTTCCAACCATGGTGGGAGACAACTAGACGCTGGTCAGTCCACCATCCATCCATTGAGGTCGATTGCCAAAGCTTACAAAAACCAGATCAAGGTGATGATGGACAGTGGGCTTAGATCAGGGCCTGATATTGCCCGAACCATGGCCAGCGGAGCGGAGTTCAGCTTTCTTGGTCGAACTTTCATGTATAGTGTGGCAGCCCTAGGTGCGCAAGGCGGAGATCACGCTATTAACTTGCTCAAAACACAGCTACAGCAAGTGATGGAACAAATCTGTTGCGAAAGGGTGGAGGACTTTGATAAATTCCTCGCTCCATGA
- a CDS encoding SDR family oxidoreductase, with protein MEFENKVALITGVASGFGKATAKQLAEQGCTIVGVERNEEKLNTVLAELPGEHHALVQDLQDAQGAKTVAERAKALTGRIDIVINSAGVCHFNKLNEITIEEWDEVFEIDVRALFQVAVGAAEVMDHGGTIINLGSNAGRKGRAVSAHYAAAKAGVSNFSESMALAYGAKGIRVNTVSPGPIMTPMWDDLYPELAPITGKNASELAEAWTSQTPLGRLGEAEDVANLIVFLASEKGSFITGQDINVCGGFMLNS; from the coding sequence ATGGAATTTGAAAATAAAGTGGCACTCATCACTGGCGTAGCAAGTGGGTTTGGAAAAGCCACAGCCAAGCAATTGGCTGAGCAGGGATGCACCATTGTAGGTGTGGAAAGAAATGAAGAAAAACTAAACACAGTCTTGGCGGAATTGCCCGGAGAGCACCATGCACTTGTACAGGATCTACAGGACGCTCAAGGTGCTAAAACTGTAGCCGAGAGAGCCAAGGCACTGACTGGCCGAATTGATATCGTAATCAATTCTGCAGGTGTTTGTCATTTCAACAAACTCAACGAAATCACCATTGAAGAGTGGGATGAAGTATTCGAAATAGACGTTAGGGCCTTGTTTCAAGTGGCCGTAGGAGCAGCAGAGGTTATGGATCACGGCGGCACTATTATCAATCTAGGGTCAAACGCCGGACGAAAAGGACGCGCTGTGTCTGCACATTATGCTGCAGCCAAAGCCGGTGTGAGCAATTTCTCTGAGTCCATGGCGCTGGCCTACGGTGCCAAAGGCATACGGGTCAATACCGTAAGCCCAGGCCCGATCATGACTCCGATGTGGGATGATTTGTATCCGGAATTGGCTCCTATTACTGGGAAAAATGCAAGTGAACTAGCAGAAGCCTGGACTTCACAGACTCCTTTAGGCAGACTAGGAGAAGCGGAAGATGTAGCCAACCTGATCGTATTTCTGGCTTCTGAAAAAGGGAGTTTTATTACTGGACAGGACATCAATGTTTGTGGAGGCTTTATGCTAAACAGCTAA
- a CDS encoding aminopeptidase P family protein, with protein sequence MKYTPLDKEVYINNRNEFRKHLTSDSVAIFNSNDIMPTSADGVMPFKQNTDVLHLTGIDQEETILVLRSDFPDPALREILFIRETNDLIAVWEGHKFTKDEARALSGVENVQWLSEFDRLFNDLATASQTIYINANEHTRAMLDVETRDDRFSKWCHEKYPNHKYRRSAPIMHHIRSAKSDQEIQMLQVACDITNDGFRRILKFVKPGVAEYEIEAEFIHEFVRQKSKGFAYAPIIASGGDSCILHYVENKKKCLDGDILLMDVAAEYGNYNADMTRSIPVNGRFSKRQKEVYQAVHRVKSEATNMLRPGVILADFNKEVGLVMEKELLKLGLIDQTDIKNQHPDQPAYSKYFVHNTSHFLGLDVHDVGSFYKPVRSGTVVTVEPGIYIPEENLGIRLEDNIVIQENGNLNLMKDIPLDLDEIETLMNE encoded by the coding sequence ATGAAATACACACCATTAGACAAAGAGGTATATATTAATAACCGAAATGAATTCAGAAAGCATTTGACTTCTGATTCGGTGGCTATTTTCAATTCCAACGACATCATGCCTACCAGTGCGGATGGCGTGATGCCTTTTAAACAAAACACGGATGTACTTCATTTGACAGGCATCGATCAGGAAGAAACAATTCTAGTGTTAAGATCTGATTTTCCAGATCCTGCACTGAGGGAGATTCTCTTTATAAGAGAAACGAATGATTTGATTGCGGTTTGGGAAGGGCACAAGTTTACCAAAGATGAGGCTAGAGCCTTGTCTGGTGTTGAGAATGTGCAGTGGTTGTCCGAGTTCGATAGACTTTTTAATGATTTGGCCACAGCCTCACAAACTATTTACATCAATGCCAATGAGCATACACGTGCCATGTTGGATGTAGAAACAAGAGATGATAGGTTTTCAAAGTGGTGTCACGAGAAGTACCCCAACCATAAGTATCGAAGGTCTGCACCCATCATGCATCACATTCGATCAGCAAAATCAGACCAAGAAATTCAAATGCTGCAAGTAGCTTGTGATATCACGAATGATGGTTTTAGAAGAATACTAAAATTTGTGAAGCCAGGTGTAGCGGAGTATGAAATAGAAGCAGAATTCATTCACGAATTTGTCCGACAAAAATCAAAAGGATTTGCCTATGCACCAATCATAGCAAGCGGCGGAGATTCATGTATCCTACATTATGTTGAGAACAAGAAAAAGTGTTTGGATGGTGATATTTTATTGATGGACGTAGCTGCTGAGTATGGAAACTACAATGCAGACATGACCAGGAGTATCCCCGTAAATGGCCGATTCTCGAAAAGACAAAAAGAAGTGTATCAGGCGGTGCATCGGGTAAAAAGCGAAGCTACCAATATGCTAAGACCGGGCGTCATCCTTGCCGATTTCAACAAGGAGGTAGGCTTAGTTATGGAAAAGGAGCTCCTTAAATTGGGATTGATAGATCAGACCGATATTAAAAATCAACATCCAGATCAGCCTGCTTACAGCAAATACTTTGTTCACAATACTTCCCACTTTTTGGGGCTAGACGTGCATGATGTCGGCAGTTTTTATAAGCCTGTAAGATCAGGAACGGTAGTTACTGTAGAGCCTGGCATCTACATCCCGGAAGAGAATCTAGGGATTAGATTAGAAGATAATATTGTCATTCAGGAAAATGGAAACCTTAATCTAATGAAAGATATTCCACTTGATCTGGACGAAATCGAAACTTTGATGAACGAGTAG
- a CDS encoding GntR family transcriptional regulator, with protein MKHDFIQLDICDNSNTPKYKQIIDSIIWSIKAGKLKSGDKLPSINQLSFDYYLSRDTVEKAYRYLCSQKIIQSIKRRGYYILDDNTSEEMKILLLVNDFNSEKKTIYNEMIQKLSSQATVDYCDYSLFKKIIKQNLDGYQYYVIMPGFENKQQEELNELLREINSEKLILLDTKADQLANCKGGMYQDFKEDIYNALVEASALLRKYEKLILIFPEDKANTYPADILAGFKRFCGFNQFKYEIYNNAACIDPKQYKKSAFVVLEEEDLVTIIKNIQISKMKLAKDTGILSYNDSALKEVLAEGISVMTTDFVKMGQVAAGMILGQVSGLVKNDFHFMSRASL; from the coding sequence ATGAAACACGATTTTATACAATTAGATATTTGTGATAATTCCAACACGCCTAAATACAAACAGATTATTGATAGCATCATCTGGAGCATTAAGGCCGGAAAACTTAAATCCGGTGATAAGCTTCCATCTATCAACCAGCTTTCATTTGACTACTATCTATCTAGAGATACTGTAGAAAAAGCTTACCGCTATCTATGTAGTCAGAAAATTATCCAGTCTATTAAAAGAAGAGGTTACTACATATTAGATGACAACACATCTGAAGAAATGAAAATCTTACTTTTGGTCAATGACTTCAATAGTGAGAAAAAAACCATTTACAACGAGATGATTCAAAAGCTTAGCAGTCAAGCTACTGTAGACTATTGCGATTATTCGCTATTCAAAAAAATCATAAAGCAAAACCTGGATGGCTATCAGTACTATGTGATCATGCCAGGCTTCGAAAACAAACAGCAAGAGGAACTCAATGAACTCTTACGTGAAATAAATTCTGAAAAATTAATCTTATTAGATACAAAGGCAGATCAGCTGGCCAACTGCAAAGGTGGCATGTATCAGGACTTTAAGGAGGACATTTACAACGCATTGGTAGAGGCGAGTGCACTTCTGAGAAAGTACGAAAAACTGATATTGATCTTCCCTGAAGATAAAGCCAATACCTATCCGGCTGATATCTTGGCTGGATTCAAACGATTCTGTGGGTTCAATCAGTTTAAATATGAGATCTATAATAATGCCGCTTGTATAGATCCTAAACAATACAAGAAATCCGCTTTCGTGGTACTCGAGGAAGAGGATCTGGTGACTATCATTAAGAATATTCAAATTTCAAAAATGAAACTGGCCAAGGACACTGGTATTCTATCATACAATGATTCTGCGCTAAAAGAAGTGCTTGCTGAAGGAATTTCTGTTATGACCACCGACTTTGTTAAAATGGGACAGGTAGCTGCAGGTATGATCTTGGGACAGGTTTCAGGTTTGGTAAAAAACGATTTTCATTTTATGTCCAGAGCATCGCTTTAG
- a CDS encoding fumarylacetoacetate hydrolase family protein, which yields MKLIRFGSVGNEKPGVLLDDGTRVDVSSLVKDYDEAFFEGSALSDLASKVSSQADTLPKIDASIRLGSPLSRPSKIVCVGLNYAKHAAESGMEIPAEPVLFFKATSAIVGPNDDIIIPKGSQKTDWEVELAIVIGKKASYVEKADAMDHIAGYVLHNDVSERAFQLERSGQWVKGKSADTFAPIGPYIATRNEIADPGNLKLWLKVNDEMMQDSDTSDLIFDVPHLVSYISQYMTLLPGDIISTGTPFGVGMGLNPPTYLKDGDVVELGIEGLGTSKQQVKSYKK from the coding sequence ATGAAATTGATAAGATTTGGATCGGTTGGCAATGAAAAACCAGGCGTCCTGTTGGATGACGGAACCAGAGTAGACGTAAGCAGTTTGGTCAAAGATTATGACGAGGCTTTTTTTGAGGGAAGCGCATTGTCTGATTTGGCTTCAAAAGTGTCTTCACAAGCAGATACTTTGCCTAAAATTGATGCATCAATTCGGTTAGGTTCGCCATTGTCAAGACCTTCAAAAATCGTATGTGTAGGATTGAATTATGCCAAACATGCTGCAGAAAGCGGCATGGAAATTCCGGCTGAGCCCGTTTTGTTTTTCAAGGCCACATCGGCTATCGTGGGACCTAATGATGATATTATCATTCCAAAAGGAAGTCAGAAAACCGATTGGGAAGTGGAATTGGCTATTGTCATAGGCAAAAAAGCTAGCTATGTTGAAAAAGCAGATGCCATGGATCATATCGCAGGATATGTGCTACACAATGATGTGAGTGAGAGAGCCTTTCAGCTCGAGCGTAGTGGCCAATGGGTAAAGGGAAAAAGTGCAGATACTTTTGCACCTATCGGACCCTATATCGCGACCCGAAACGAGATAGCTGATCCTGGCAATCTAAAACTGTGGCTCAAAGTGAATGACGAAATGATGCAGGATAGCGACACTTCAGATTTGATTTTTGATGTCCCGCATCTGGTCAGCTATATCAGTCAATACATGACGCTGCTTCCTGGAGATATTATTTCTACCGGTACTCCTTTTGGGGTGGGCATGGGGCTTAATCCACCTACCTATCTCAAAGATGGAGATGTCGTAGAGTTGGGAATAGAAGGGCTGGGCACCTCCAAACAACAGGTAAAATCATATAAAAAATAG
- a CDS encoding acetoacetate decarboxylase family protein, producing MESNNHWSTPIGAPLAAPFPFSFRDVEVLTLSYKTDREAAEKFLPEPLKLRSEWVLVHIYNMNDTDYLGKYQECNVMLDAELPGKAIGGYSPFLFLNSDGGISQGREVHGQPKKWGNPKVDFHGDLIIGSLERNGIEVVNGTMAYKQNRGTIQQFKDMTFDFSVNLNYKVINHINGQTAIRQITSRNLADVKIAESWIDPCSVSLRANMQAPIYKLPVVEEGHACFWKGEFTLVEGEIVHDYLK from the coding sequence GTGGAATCAAACAATCATTGGTCTACGCCTATAGGAGCGCCTCTGGCAGCTCCTTTTCCATTCTCTTTTAGAGATGTGGAGGTTTTGACACTGTCGTACAAAACAGACAGAGAGGCGGCCGAAAAATTTCTACCTGAGCCGCTCAAGCTCAGAAGCGAATGGGTGCTTGTTCATATCTATAACATGAACGACACAGATTATCTGGGTAAATACCAGGAGTGTAATGTGATGCTAGATGCGGAGTTGCCAGGCAAAGCGATTGGTGGCTATTCACCCTTTTTGTTTTTGAATAGCGACGGTGGCATTTCGCAAGGAAGAGAAGTACACGGACAGCCGAAAAAATGGGGAAATCCAAAAGTAGATTTTCACGGAGACCTGATCATTGGCTCGCTAGAGCGCAATGGCATCGAAGTGGTGAATGGCACCATGGCCTACAAGCAAAATCGAGGTACCATTCAGCAATTCAAAGATATGACTTTTGACTTCTCAGTCAATCTAAATTATAAGGTGATTAATCATATCAATGGCCAGACGGCCATTCGGCAAATTACATCTCGCAATTTGGCCGATGTGAAGATTGCAGAAAGTTGGATAGACCCATGTTCGGTCAGCCTTAGAGCCAATATGCAAGCCCCCATCTATAAACTACCGGTAGTAGAAGAAGGTCATGCTTGTTTTTGGAAAGGAGAATTCACACTAGTAGAAGGTGAAATAGTTCACGATTATTTGAAGTAA
- a CDS encoding SDR family NAD(P)-dependent oxidoreductase translates to MFEIKGKRVLITGGSRGIGLSYVDALAKQGCEIVFSHYMDTEKAVAECQRVEDTFNTKIHHIESDIADEKQTEDMVAQAIDILGGIDIMISNGGICKFTEFMDISLDNWNRHMNVNLNGPFRVTQLAAKQMIKQGDGGRIIFTTSVGAYRSNAKQTHYCVSKAGLSLLSMGMAIELGEHNITVNSIAPGWIHTDINDKESRDLKSVEPWIDAKLSVARLGKPKDVESAVLFLASKEAEYTTGSTIFVDGGWNAQL, encoded by the coding sequence ATGTTCGAAATAAAGGGTAAGAGGGTATTAATAACAGGTGGCTCTCGTGGAATTGGGTTGAGCTATGTAGATGCCCTGGCGAAGCAAGGGTGCGAAATTGTATTCAGCCATTATATGGACACGGAAAAGGCCGTTGCTGAGTGCCAAAGGGTAGAGGATACTTTTAATACGAAAATACACCACATAGAATCTGATATAGCGGATGAAAAGCAAACAGAAGATATGGTCGCTCAGGCTATTGATATCTTGGGTGGTATAGATATTATGATCAGTAATGGTGGGATTTGTAAGTTCACAGAGTTTATGGATATCTCCCTGGACAATTGGAATAGACACATGAATGTCAATCTCAATGGTCCATTCAGGGTCACACAGTTAGCTGCCAAGCAAATGATCAAACAAGGAGATGGAGGTAGGATCATTTTTACTACCAGTGTTGGGGCTTACCGATCAAATGCTAAGCAAACACACTATTGTGTGTCGAAGGCCGGACTAAGTTTATTGTCAATGGGGATGGCCATCGAATTGGGAGAGCACAACATTACGGTCAACAGTATAGCGCCAGGATGGATTCATACAGATATCAATGATAAGGAGTCAAGGGATTTGAAATCAGTAGAGCCTTGGATTGATGCAAAGCTGTCAGTGGCCAGGTTAGGAAAACCAAAAGATGTAGAATCGGCTGTTTTGTTTCTCGCCAGCAAAGAAGCCGAATACACCACAGGCTCTACAATTTTTGTTGATGGCGGGTGGAATGCACAACTATGA